In one Streptomyces marincola genomic region, the following are encoded:
- a CDS encoding ABC transporter permease, whose protein sequence is MTRPGWVLASEWTKIRSVRSTVWTLAAAVVVTVALGMLICFLISDSFEDLSSEERRTFDPTFISFAGTSLGQLAMIAFGVLVVSNEYSTGMIRASLAAVPQRGVLMAAKVSVATALALLVGMLTSFLTFFLGQAMLGEHSTDLGQPGVLRAVVGGGLYMGLIALFAMGVAWLLRSPMLSFGVLIPFFFMISGILANVSATEKIGDYLPDQAGSRIMAVVDDGERPYGPWTGMLIMLAWVAAALAAGYVGLKKRDA, encoded by the coding sequence ATGACGCGCCCCGGCTGGGTGCTCGCCTCGGAGTGGACGAAGATCCGCTCGGTCCGGTCGACCGTGTGGACGCTGGCCGCGGCGGTCGTGGTGACGGTGGCGCTCGGCATGCTGATCTGCTTCCTGATCAGCGACAGCTTCGAGGACCTGTCGAGCGAGGAACGGCGCACGTTCGACCCGACGTTCATCAGCTTCGCGGGCACCTCGCTCGGGCAGCTCGCGATGATCGCGTTCGGCGTGCTCGTGGTCTCCAACGAGTACAGCACCGGCATGATCCGGGCCTCGCTCGCGGCCGTTCCGCAGCGCGGGGTGCTGATGGCGGCCAAGGTGTCGGTGGCGACGGCGCTCGCGCTGCTGGTGGGGATGCTCACCAGCTTCCTGACGTTCTTCCTCGGCCAGGCGATGCTGGGCGAGCACAGCACGGACCTCGGGCAGCCGGGCGTGCTGCGCGCGGTCGTCGGGGGCGGGCTCTACATGGGGCTGATCGCGCTGTTCGCGATGGGGGTCGCGTGGCTGCTGCGCAGCCCGATGCTGTCGTTCGGCGTGCTGATCCCGTTCTTCTTCATGATCTCCGGCATCCTGGCCAACGTCTCGGCGACGGAGAAGATCGGTGACTACCTGCCGGACCAGGCGGGTTCGCGCATCATGGCGGTGGTGGACGACGGCGAACGGCCCTACGGGCCGTGGACCGGCATGCTGATCATGCTGGCCTGGGTGGCCGCCGCGCTGGCCGCCGGGTACGTGGGGCTGAAGAAGCGGGACGCCTGA
- a CDS encoding ester cyclase → MTSLYDRWLNDLWNGDLDTLDDVAAGLVAEDFTGHWPGRPALVRGPAALAEVIRQGRLPFEGLTFTAEVGPLAEGNLIAARWSARGAYAGGAHALPGVTAAPGTAVEFHGHDLLRIEDGRPVEYWVISEAEQLMAQLTGA, encoded by the coding sequence ATGACTTCTCTCTACGACCGTTGGCTGAACGACCTGTGGAACGGCGACCTGGACACGTTGGACGACGTCGCGGCCGGCCTGGTGGCCGAGGACTTCACCGGGCACTGGCCGGGCAGGCCCGCGCTGGTGCGCGGGCCCGCCGCACTGGCCGAGGTGATCCGGCAGGGGCGGCTGCCGTTCGAAGGGCTCACGTTCACCGCGGAGGTGGGCCCGTTGGCCGAAGGGAACCTGATCGCGGCGCGCTGGTCGGCGCGAGGGGCGTACGCCGGTGGCGCGCACGCCCTGCCGGGCGTCACCGCGGCGCCCGGCACGGCCGTGGAGTTCCACGGTCACGACCTGCTGCGGATCGAGGACGGGCGCCCCGTGGAGTACTGGGTGATCTCCGAGGCCGAGCAGCTCATGGCCCAGCTCACCGGCGCGTAG
- a CDS encoding ATP-binding cassette domain-containing protein, giving the protein MIELAELTKRYGRKTAVEGLTFAVRPGVVTGFLGPNGAGKSTTMRMILGLDRPTSGAVSVDGQPYERLSRPLTRIGALLEAKSVHPGRTAHHHLLCLARSNGIPERRIGEVLDLVGLAGVAKKRPGGFSLGMGQRLGIASALLGNPGIVMFDEPVNGLDPEGIHWVRNLMKQLAADGRTVFVSSHLMSEMALTADHLVVIGRGRLLADTSMARFIEENSRGFVRVRSPQAQRLRDLLAAAGLRPGQGPEGAIEVEGVPAARVGEIAAENGLVLHELSHRQASLEEAFMRLTQGAVEYQARGAGR; this is encoded by the coding sequence ATGATCGAGCTGGCGGAGCTGACCAAGCGCTACGGCCGCAAGACGGCCGTGGAGGGGCTGACGTTCGCGGTGCGCCCCGGTGTGGTCACCGGGTTCCTCGGGCCGAACGGCGCGGGCAAGTCGACGACGATGCGGATGATCCTGGGGCTCGACCGTCCGACCAGCGGTGCGGTCAGCGTCGACGGCCAGCCGTACGAGCGGCTGTCCCGACCGCTGACGCGCATCGGCGCCCTGCTCGAAGCCAAGTCGGTGCACCCGGGCAGGACCGCCCACCACCATCTGCTGTGCCTGGCCAGGAGCAACGGCATTCCTGAGCGGCGCATCGGTGAAGTGCTCGACCTGGTGGGTCTTGCGGGGGTGGCGAAGAAGCGGCCCGGCGGGTTTTCGCTGGGCATGGGGCAGCGGCTCGGCATCGCGAGCGCGCTGCTCGGCAATCCCGGCATCGTGATGTTCGACGAACCGGTGAACGGCCTTGATCCGGAAGGCATTCACTGGGTCCGCAATCTGATGAAGCAATTGGCGGCGGACGGGCGCACGGTGTTCGTGTCCAGTCACCTGATGAGTGAAATGGCGTTGACCGCTGATCATCTCGTGGTGATCGGGCGGGGCAGGCTGCTGGCCGACACATCGATGGCGCGGTTCATCGAGGAGAATTCCCGCGGCTTCGTCCGCGTGCGCTCGCCGCAGGCCCAGCGGCTGCGCGACCTGCTCGCGGCGGCGGGGCTGCGCCCGGGGCAGGGTCCTGAGGGCGCGATCGAGGTGGAGGGGGTGCCGGCCGCCCGGGTCGGCGAGATCGCCGCGGAGAACGGTCTGGTGCTGCACGAGCTGAGCCACCGGCAGGCGTCGCTCGAAGAGGCGTTCATGCGGCTGACCCAGGGGGCCGTGGAGTACCAGGCGCGGGGGGCCGGGCGATGA
- a CDS encoding SRPBCC family protein: MSTEQTGTTEGFSYALRRTLDAPVADVWRAWTTPEQYGRWAGAAPGSVELDVRPGGAWKATMVTPDGQEFPLTGSYVEVVENRRIVIGMDVPGKASPAIMTVELGELDGGRTEIAVSQTCDTDEERAMTEQGSTMLLDGLDGFLSGEARS; the protein is encoded by the coding sequence ATGAGCACCGAGCAGACCGGCACGACCGAGGGATTCTCGTACGCGCTGCGGCGGACACTGGACGCCCCGGTCGCGGACGTGTGGCGGGCGTGGACGACGCCCGAGCAGTACGGCCGGTGGGCCGGCGCGGCTCCCGGCTCGGTCGAGCTCGACGTGCGTCCCGGCGGCGCGTGGAAGGCGACGATGGTCACGCCCGACGGCCAGGAGTTCCCGCTGACCGGCTCCTACGTGGAGGTCGTCGAGAACCGCCGCATCGTGATCGGCATGGACGTGCCGGGCAAGGCGTCCCCGGCGATCATGACCGTGGAGCTCGGCGAGCTGGACGGCGGCCGGACGGAGATCGCCGTCAGCCAGACCTGCGACACCGACGAGGAACGCGCCATGACCGAGCAGGGCAGCACCATGCTCCTCGACGGCCTGGACGGCTTCCTGTCCGGAGAGGCGCGGAGCTGA